One Aquisediminimonas profunda genomic region harbors:
- a CDS encoding sigma-54 interaction domain-containing protein, whose product MAVAEKIKQVSNEVGPMIVGQSDTIASLRDMISRVARASVPILLNGPSGSGKEMVARSIHAMSDRADKPFVAINCGAIPVDLIESELFGHEKGSFTGAAMRRIGRFEEADGGTLFLDEIGDMRFDMQVKLLRVLEEGIITRVGGNGTLPVDVRIISATHQDLSVAIDEGRFREDLYFRLGVIPVDVPSLASRAEDIPLLINHFQEKAPLTARARFDPSALSRLMDHEWPGNVRELRNVVERANILYPGEMIGAREAEQLLGRAPHRISKPAPALQLVGTEPEPAAQSAAPMPVDLKMLLETMELERIQMALDNADGVISEAARLLTLKRTTLIEKMRKYGVDRSC is encoded by the coding sequence ATGGCGGTTGCCGAAAAAATAAAGCAGGTTTCAAACGAAGTCGGTCCGATGATTGTTGGGCAATCTGACACGATTGCCTCACTGCGGGACATGATTTCGCGCGTTGCGAGGGCATCCGTTCCAATTCTGCTGAATGGTCCGTCAGGATCCGGCAAGGAAATGGTTGCAAGATCGATCCACGCCATGAGCGATCGGGCAGACAAGCCGTTCGTCGCCATCAATTGCGGGGCGATACCCGTTGACTTGATTGAGTCCGAGCTCTTTGGCCATGAAAAAGGGTCTTTTACCGGTGCAGCAATGCGCAGGATCGGACGTTTCGAAGAGGCGGACGGGGGAACGCTCTTCCTGGACGAAATCGGCGACATGCGGTTCGACATGCAAGTCAAATTGCTCCGTGTCCTGGAGGAAGGCATTATCACCCGTGTAGGAGGCAACGGCACACTCCCCGTTGATGTGCGCATCATTTCGGCAACGCACCAGGACCTGTCTGTTGCGATTGATGAAGGCCGCTTCCGAGAGGATCTCTATTTCCGCCTTGGTGTCATTCCCGTTGACGTTCCAAGCCTCGCCAGCCGCGCGGAAGATATCCCTCTTCTCATCAACCATTTTCAGGAAAAGGCCCCGCTCACTGCAAGGGCGCGTTTCGATCCGTCAGCCCTTTCGCGCCTTATGGACCATGAATGGCCGGGCAATGTGCGTGAGCTGCGCAACGTCGTAGAGCGGGCAAACATACTTTATCCAGGTGAGATGATCGGTGCGCGAGAGGCCGAACAATTGCTTGGTCGGGCACCACATCGAATTTCTAAGCCGGCACCAGCTCTCCAGCTTGTCGGGACAGAACCCGAGCCGGCCGCGCAAAGCGCCGCACCGATGCCTGTCGACCTAAAGATGCTGCTTGAGACAATGGAACTCGAACGTATCCAGATGGCTCTGGATAATGCCGACGGTGTGATTTCCGAAGCCGCGCGGCTCCTGACCCTGAAGCGCACGACCTTGATCGAGAAAATGCGCAAATATGGTGTTGATCGCAGCTGCTAA
- a CDS encoding flagellar motor protein MotB: MIERPNMPRPIIVKKVYQVKHGGHHGGAWKVAYADFVTAMMAFFLLMWLLGATTEKQRKALADYFSPTLVQKKEESAGSNGMFGGASLTDPDHYPHRASQTGTRSLTIPKDAKGGPKSTSSKADDEARFASMKQLLQARLNNSPTMRRYARSVRLVETLEGLRIDLVDDADFAMFLVGTDQLTAEASSLVGIVAQVINEVPNAVVVRGHTDASPYTRNQNLSNWSLSSARAEATRRALVLQGVDARRFSRIEGVADREPFNPMDRFDPRNRRMSVTLGWSMQAMQKNESIDNGSNSANSQIMMRK, translated from the coding sequence ATGATCGAACGTCCCAATATGCCGCGACCGATCATCGTCAAAAAGGTGTATCAGGTTAAACACGGCGGCCACCACGGCGGTGCGTGGAAGGTTGCCTACGCCGATTTTGTGACTGCGATGATGGCGTTCTTCCTGCTGATGTGGCTGCTCGGTGCGACCACGGAAAAGCAGCGCAAGGCCCTTGCAGACTATTTCTCGCCGACACTGGTTCAGAAAAAGGAAGAGAGTGCAGGGTCCAACGGCATGTTCGGCGGCGCTTCTTTGACCGACCCTGATCACTATCCCCACAGGGCATCGCAAACGGGAACCCGTTCTCTGACCATCCCAAAGGATGCCAAGGGTGGCCCGAAATCGACGTCGTCAAAGGCGGATGACGAGGCCCGGTTCGCATCCATGAAGCAGCTGCTTCAGGCCCGCCTCAACAACAGTCCGACAATGCGCCGCTATGCCCGTAGCGTCAGACTGGTCGAGACCTTGGAAGGCCTTCGCATCGATCTGGTCGATGACGCCGACTTTGCCATGTTTCTCGTCGGCACGGACCAGTTGACGGCGGAAGCCTCCAGCCTGGTCGGTATCGTAGCGCAGGTCATAAACGAGGTGCCAAATGCGGTTGTCGTCCGCGGACATACGGATGCCTCCCCCTATACGCGCAACCAGAATCTCAGCAATTGGTCGCTGTCTTCTGCACGGGCAGAGGCTACGCGGCGCGCGCTTGTCTTGCAGGGCGTGGATGCCCGGCGCTTCTCCAGAATAGAAGGGGTCGCCGATCGCGAACCGTTCAACCCAATGGACCGCTTTGATCCGCGTAATCGCAGAATGTCCGTGACACTGGGGTGGAGCATGCAGGCGATGCAAAAAAATGAAAGCATCGATAATGGAAGCAATTCAGCAAATTCGCAGATCATGATGCGAAAATGA